One window of the Melanotaenia boesemani isolate fMelBoe1 chromosome 14, fMelBoe1.pri, whole genome shotgun sequence genome contains the following:
- the tm4sf18 gene encoding transmembrane 4 L6 family member 18 produces MCCSVGFARSLGLALLPLALCCILANLLLLFPMGDIRHIQQGRLAIYTWYFGGLGGGGLLMLIPTVVFITLGRCSCCWNESLMMCGSVLAAVIGLVGSGYCFIVSGFALLQGPHCFTSFGWTNPFADQGGRYLLQPETWARCLQPLHIVEWNVTLLCVLLGLAVLEFIICLLQLGNGLVNAICRPCCYKQEYSLNA; encoded by the exons ATGTGTTGTTCGGTTGGTTTTGCCCGGTCCTTGGGCCTGGCTCTTCTGCCCCTGGCCCTCTGCTGTATCCTGGCCaacctgttgctgctgtttcCGATGGGAGACATCCGCCACATTCAGCAGGGTCGCTTGGCCATCTACACCTGGTACTTTGGTGGACTTGGAGGTGGGGGGCTTTTG ATGCTGATTCCTACTGTGGTGTTTATTACTCTGGGGAGATGCAGCTGCTGTTGGAACGAGAGCTTAATG ATGTGTGGGTCAGTGCTGGCAGCTGTCATCGGGCTCGTGGGGTCTGGATACTGTTTCATCGTTTCAGGGTTTGCCTTGTTGCAGGGTCCCCACTGTTTCACCTCGTTTGGATGGACAAATCCCTTTGCAGACCAGGGCGGCAG gtATCTTTTGCAGCCAGAGACTTGGGCACGGTGTCTCCAACCACTTCATATTGTAGAGTGGAATGTCACTTTGCTGTGTGTCTTACTGGGACTTGCTGTCCTGGAGTTCATCATTTGTCTCCTACAGCTGGGAAATGGTTTAGTCAACGCTATCTGCCGACCCTGCTGCTATAAACAGGAGTATAGTCTTAATGCTTAG
- the LOC121652457 gene encoding ceruloplasmin: MDRFGLRTVLLLYCAVICVSGMKREYFFKIEEVSWNYAPSGKNIIQNLTLQEDAQASVFLTRGPQRIGSIYKKAVYKQYSDATYRTEVTKPEWLGYLGPLLMAEDGDTVIVHLRNSASRPYSIHPHGLNYSKGNEGALYPDGTDQALKKDDSVAPGTTFTYEWTLPESHSPASEDSNCLTRFYHSHVRPPKDINSGLIGPLLICKRGTLDVHGDRSADYTYAMLFMVSDENFSWYLDENIRTYITNPAKDLKEDEDFIESNKMHGINGFLYGNLPGLSMCQGNKIHWHMIGLGNEVDIHSVHFHGQILTTLNHHTDTVSLFPASSTTAEMVADNPGHWLLTCTVNDHLMAGMQALFEIKKCFPNVHKPRPHGELRQFFIAAEEEVWDYAPTVPRESEAGTFVTKGPNRIGSRYKKARYVEYTDNSFTTKMLRSPEEQHLGILGPVLRAEEKDTIKVVFKNKASRPYTIQPHGVQYSIEQDGTLYYNELEESYTAKKLRELKNEPRIVTPPPAAQVRPGTVYTYEWSVPVGAGPVDGEADCLTYLYYSAVNPVEDTNSGLVGPLLICRPGSLKKEVQKNYNKEFHLMATVFDENLSWYLDENIKTFTTTPKTVNKEDEGFMKSNKMHAINGFVYGNLPGLTMCKGDKVTWHLSGLGSETDIISLYFQGNRILYRQNRRDTISVFPHISHTVTMEPDSMGDFEVVSATVNHYRNGMRANYTVQKCGLFQRQGEVMLHSKTFYIAAVEMDWDYSPNRTWEAEFFRGAEENHAIAFVDQTGGFIGSRYKKVVYREFTNDKFTKAVERAADMEHLGIMGPMIHANVGDKVKIVFKNMASRPYSVHAHGVKTESPDVYQTKPGETHTYTWYVNKNTGPTTEQEECSVSAYYSTVDVVKDLYSGLIGPLVICRRSWARSLGLKKEVEEFALLFLVFDENESWYLEENIRRQIRTPRPNLKDDEVFIESNKMHAINGYVYGNLNGLNMEVGDKVYWYLMAMGNEVDIHTVHWHGHSVEYKLGGGRHTVDSYELFPATFQTVKMRPQYPGTWLLHCHVIDHIKAGMETLYTVTEKAQKRGR; the protein is encoded by the exons ATGGATAGATTTGGGTTAAGAACTGTATTACTGTTATATTGTGCAGTAATATGTGTTTCTGGCATGAAAAGAGAATACTTTTTCAAGATAGAAGAAGTATCTTGGAACTATGCACCAAGTGGGAAGAACATCATTCAGAACCTCACGCTGCAGGAAGATGC ACAAGCCTCAGTATTTTTAACAAGAGGTCCCCAACGTATTGGCTCTATCTACAAGAAAGCAGTTTATAAGCAATACAGCGACGCCACCTACAGGACAGAAGTAACGAAGCCAGAATGGCTGGGCTACCTGGGACCTCTGTTGATGGCTGAGGATGGAGATACAGTAATTGTCCACTTAAGAAACTCAGCATCCAGACCATACAGCATCCATCCACATGGACTGAACTACAGCAAAGGCAACGAGG GAGCCTTGTATCCAGATGGCACTGATCAAGCGCTGAAGAAGGATGACTCAGTGGCTCCTGGTACAACATTTACTTATGAGTGGACCCTCCCAGAATCCCACAGCCCAGCATCTGAGGACAGTAACTGCTTGACCAGGTTCTATCACTCTCATGTGCGCCCACCAAAAGACATCAACTCAGGACTGATAGGTCCCCTTCTCATCTGCAAGAGAG GAACTCTGGACGTGCATGGTGATAGGTCAGCAGACTACACGTATGCTATGCTGTTCATGGTGTCAGATGAGAACTTCAGCTGGTATCTggatgaaaacatcaggacatacATCACAAATCCTGCCAAAGACCTAAAGGAGGATGAAGATTTCATTGAGAGTAACAAGATGCATG GAATAAATGGTTTTCTGTATGGTAATTTACCTGGACTGAGCATGTGCCAAGGCAACAAGATCCACTGGCATATGATTGGATTAGGCAATGAG GTGGACATACATTCAGTTCATTTCCATGGCCAGATCTTGACTACTCTGAACCATCATACAGACACAGTCAGTCTTTTCCCAGCCTCCAGCACTACAGCCGAGATGGTGGCTGACAACCCTGGACACTGGCTACTCACATGCACTGTCAATGACCATTTGATGG CTGGAATGCAGGCTTTATTTGAGATCAAAAAGTGCTTTCCAAATGTCCATAAGCCCCGGCCTCATGGTGAGCTCAGACAGTTCTTTATTGCCGCCGAAGAAGAGGTCTGGGACTATGCTCCTACAGTACCTAGAGAGAG TGAGGCAGGCACATTTGTAACCAAAGGTCCAAACCGCATCGGAAGCCGCTATAAGAAGGCCCGCTATGTGGAATACACTGACAACAGCTTCACAACAAAGATGCTACGCAGCCCAGAGGAGCAACACCTTGGAATTCTGG GTCCTGTGCTGCGAGCTGAAGAAAAAGACACCATCAAGGTGGTGTTTAAGAACAAAGCCAGCCGACCTTACACGATACAGCCACATGGAGTACAGTACAGTATAGAACAAGATGGGACACTCTACTATAATGAGCTGGAAG AATCATACACAGCAAAGAAACTACGGGAGCTCAAAAATGAGCCAA GAATAGTGACTCCTCCTCCCGCTGCTCAGGTGAGACCTGGGACAGTGTACACGTATGAGTGGTCGGTTCCTGTCGGGGCTGGTCCTGTAGATGGGGAGGCTGACTGTCTGACCTATCTGTACTACTCTGCTGTGAACCCTGTTGAAGACACCAATTCTGGGCTGGTTGGGCCTCTCCTTATCTGCCGACCTGGATCTCTGAAGAAAGAAGTACAG aaaaattataataaagagTTTCACCTCATGGCCACAGTGTTTGATGAGAACCTCAGCTGGTATCTGGATGAGAACATCAAGACTTTCACCACCACTCCTAAAACCGTCAACAAAGAGGACGAAGGGTTCATGAAGAGCAACAAAATGCATG cCATCAATGGGTTTGTGTATGGCAACCTACCTGGCCTGACCATGTGTAAGGGGGATAAAGTCACATGGCACCTGTCAGGCCTGGGTTCAGAGACGGACATCATTAGTCTTTACTTCCAGGGCAACCGCATCCTCTACCGCCAAAACAGACGAGACACTATCAGTGTTTTCCCACACATCTCTCACACTGTCACTATGGAGCCAGACAGCATGG GTGACTTTGAAGTGGTGTCTGCTACAGTGAACCATTATCGTAATGGAATGCGAGCCAATTACACTGTGCAGAAATGTGGCCTGTTTCAGCGTCAGGGTGAGGTGATGCTCCATTCGAAGACTTTCTACATTGCTGCTGTGGAAATGGACTGGGACTATTCTCCAAACCGCACCTGGGAAGCAGAGTTTTTCCGCGGAGCAGAAGAGAA CCATGCCATTGCGTTCGTGGACCAGACTGGTGGATTTATAGGCTCTCGTTACAAGAAGGTTGTCTACCGAGAGTTTACCAACGACAAGTTTACTAAGGCGGTGGAAAGAGCAGCTGATATGGAACACCTTGGCATTATGG GTCCAATGATTCATGCTAATGTGGGGGACAaagttaaaattgtttttaaaaatatggcATCAAGACCTTATTCTGTTCATGCCCATGGAGTCAAGACAGAATCTCCTGACGTGTATCAAACTAAACCAG GTGAAACTCACACATACACCTGGTATGTCAACAAGAATACAGGACCTACCACAGAGCAAGAGGAGTGCTCTGTGTCCGCATACTACTCCACTGTAGATGTTGTAAAG GACCTTTACAGTGGACTGATTGGTCCTTTGGTGATTTGCCGCCGTAGTTGGGCCAG GAGTCTCGGACTAAAGAAGGAAGTAGAAGAGTTTGCACTGCTTTTCTTGGTTTTTGATGAGAATGAAAGCTG GTATTTGGAAGAAAATATCAGGAGACAAATCAGGACTCCTCGTCCAAACTTGAAGGATGATGAAGTCTTCATAGAGAGCAACAAGATGCACG CCATTAACGGTTATGTGTATGGTAACCTGAATGGTTTGAACATGGAAGTGGGTGATAAAGTTTACTGGTACCTGATGGCAATGGGTAATGAGGTGGACATACACACTGTTCACTGGCATGGCCACAGCGTGGAATATAAG CTGGGGGGAGGCCGTCACACTGTCGACTCATATGAGCTGTTTCCAGCCACCTTCCag ACAGTAAAAATGCGTCCTCAGTATCCTGGTACTTGGCTGCTCCACTGTCACGTCATTGACCACATTAAAGCTGGAATGGAAACACTGTATACTGTCACTGAAAAAG CTCAGAAGAGGGGACGCTGA
- the LOC121652476 gene encoding uncharacterized protein LOC121652476, translated as MAGNIVRKPLEFILIFTVHMVLNGPGQAKHIRGILGKNITLQFDFNANITDKSSFAVYTEGQNKISEYPNFKSSFKILPNNSVLYHIRNLTLENSKVYWMCLFPEFTKHSGIPITESNKVKLIVQEDDSSTTVAPATTHDNLMTPSDNGSSSLFSSNTITFLVVTSAVLLTAILSFLICCLAKTKDQETEPHRNSNPTVQETISSVEFSMNVPGPSLVYSVLDFPKRPPTVVEFNPSDTEYASVSYLPEKRQI; from the exons ATGGCTGGAAACATTGTCAGAAAACCTCTTGAGTTTATTTTGATCTTCACAGTTCACATGGTTTTAAATG GCCCTGGCCAAGCAAAGCATATCAGAGGCATCCTTGGCAAAAACATCACACTCCAGTTTGATTTCAATGCCAACATCACGGATAAAAGTAGCTTTGCAGTTTATACAGAAGgacaaaataaaatctctgagtATCCAAATTTTAAGAGCAGCTTTAAAATTTTACCTAACAATTCTGTGCTTTACCACATCAGAAATCTAACTCTAGAAAACAGTAAAGTGTATTGGATGTGTTTGTTTCCGGAATTTACAAAACATAGTGGTATACCCATAACAGAAAGTAATAAAGTGAAACTGATCGTTCAAGAGGATGACAGCAGCACTACAG TTGCTCCTGCAACAACTCATGACAACCTCATGACACCTTCAGACAATGGAAGTTccagtttattttcttctaataCCATCACTTTCCTTGTGGTTACATCTGCGGTGCTTTTAACTGCAATACTTTCATTCTTGATCTGTTGTCTTGCGAAAacaaaag ACCAAGAAACAGAGCCACACAGAAATTCCAATCCCACGGTGCAG GAAACAATTTCCTCTGTGGAGTTTTCCATGAATGTTCCTGGACCCTCATTGGTCTATAGTGTCCTGGACTTCCCCAAGAGACCTCCAACAGTTGTGGAATTTAATCCCAGTGACACAGAGTATGCCTCTGTCAGCTACCTCCCAGAAAAGAGACAAATATAA